The genomic interval TCTTCGTGGCGATGGACAGCAGCGACGCCTGGGCGAACCGCGATCAGTTCTACTTCGACGACCAGGGGCAGCCCACGGTCGTGGCGGGCGTTCCACCGGACTACTTCAGCGAAACCGGGCAGCTGTGGGGCAACCCCCTGTACAACTGGGACGTCATGAGCAAAGACGGTTACCAGTGGTGGATCAAGCGGTTCCAGGGGAGCCTGAAACTGTACGACGTGATCCGCATCGATCACTTCCGCGGCTTCGCTGCGTCGTGGGAGATTCCCTTCCCGGCCGAGAACGCCATCAAGGGGCAGTGGGTGCCAGCCCGCGGGCACGAGATGTTCGAAGCCGTCCGGACCGCGCTGGGCGTGCTGCCCATCATCGCTGAGGATCTGGGCGTCATCACGCCCGACGTGGAGAAACTCCGCGACGACTTCGACTTCCCGGGCATGGCGGTCCTGCAGTTCGCGTTCGGCGGCGGGGACTTCAGCGTGAATGATTTCCTCCCGCACAACCTGCGTGAAAACCAGGTTGTGTACACCGGCACGCACGACAACGACACCACCCGCGGCTGGTGGCGCAACGCCGACGACCAGGAACGCCACAACTTCCGGGTGTACACCAGCAGCGACCCCACCGAAGAAACCTTCGCCGCTCAGCTCACCCGCCTCGCCTTCGAAAGCCGGGCGAACCTCGCGGTGGTGCCCCTTCAGGACCTGCTGAATCTGGGCACCGAGGCCCGCATGAACCTCCCGGGCACCACCGGGGACCACAACTGGACCTGGCGCTACCGCGCCGGGGACCTGCGCGCCGAGCACGCCGCCGCGCTGCGGACCCTGACGGAACAGACCGGCCGCCTCTAACCTCCCGGCACCCGGCAGATGGCCCCGGTCGGTGGGCCATCTGCCATCTTGTGGCGCCGCGCTGCACTAGCCTGGGCAGCATGAAGCTCTACACGAAAACCGGGGATGGCGGCACCACCGGCCTGTACGGCGCGGACCGCGTCAGCAAGGCGAACATCCGCGTCGAAGCGTACGGCACCGTGGATGAACTGAACAGCGTGCTGGGCCTGGCCCGGGCGCACAACACCCGCAGTCACGCCCCCGATCCCGCCCTGGACGCCGACCTGGAATACCTTCAGAACGCCCTGTTCGACGTTGGCGCCGACCTCGCCACGCGCAGCGGCACCACGTACGAGCAGAAGATCAGCCGGATCGACGAGCAGGACGCGCAGTTCGTGGAGGCCATGATCGACCGCTACCAGGAGGGCGCCCCGCCGTTCACGGGGTTCGTGCACCCGGGCGGCACGCCCACCGCGGCGACGCTGCACGTGGCGCGCACCGTGGCCCGCCGCGCCGAGCGCGAGGTGATCCGGCTGCTGCACGAGGAGGACGCCAACGCGCACGTGCAGGTGTACCTCAACCGCCTGTCGGACCTGCTGTTCGTGATGGCCCGGGCCGCCAACCAGAGCGCCGGCATTGGCGAGCACGCGTGGCTGGTCAAGGGCCGCCGCTGACGACCGGCCCGCAGCAGCCCTGAGCGTTCAGGTTGATTGGCCTGAACGCTCCGCTGCGCGTTGCCGTCTCAGTTCAGGACCACGTGAGGCGCGAAGGTCGCCCGGTTATCCGTCACGCGTGACCGGCCCTCCCGGATGCCCAGCCCGCACACCTCATCCCCGGCCACCCACACGCCCAGCACCGGGTAACGCGGCCCGTCAGGGGCGGGCACGGTCGGAAGTTCCGTGTACGCCTGTTCCACGACCGGCAGGTCCCCGTACGCACCGGGGGTGCTGGCCTCGCCCGGCAGCTGCACGTTCTGCCCTTCGCGTGAGTACAGCGGCTTGCGGACCACCTGGGGGCCCAGCGCGCCGGGACTCAGCGTGGCAGGCAGCAGATTCGGGTGGCCGGGGTTCAGCTCGTGCAGCAGCGCCAGCAGCCCCTTGCTGCCCGTCACGGTCTTCCACAGGGGCTCCAGAAACCGCGTGCCGGTACTGGCCAGGAACGCCGCGTCGCGCGACTCCCAGGCATACTCGAACGGCCACAGCCACATCAGCTGCCTCAGCGGGAGGCTCCAGGTGTCCAGCAGGAACGGCTCGGTGGGGCTGGTTCCAAGTTCATCCGCGAACAGGAACGACGTGCGTACGCCCGCGGCCTGCGCCAGTTCCCGCAGGTACGTGACCGTGGCGAGATCCTCGTCCACGCGCGCGCTGCTGAACGCCACCTCCGTCAGGCCGCGCGCTTCGCGCAGGTGCGTCCACTGCTCGGTCAGGGCCTCATGAATGGTGTTCCACTGCGTGGCGTGCGCCGGCAGCTCCCCGCGTGCCTGACGGTCCTCCAGCCACTGCCATTGACTCACCGCCGCCTCCAGCAGGCTGGTGGGCGTCTGCGCGTTCACCTCCAGCAGCTTCACCCCGCCCTGGCCGTCGTAGGCGACATCCAGGCGCATGTACACGGTCGGATCGTCCTGCTCCCAGGAGTCCCGCACCGCCGAATGCAGGAAGGCCGGAATGCCGAGTTCCGCGAGCCGGCCGCGCTCGATGGCGTGCCCGGTAGCGTCCAGCACCAGCCGCGTGAGGTCCTGACCGGCCGTCTGGACCGTGGCGATCTCGGCGGACGTGAACGCGTAGTAACCGTCCTCACTCCAGTACGGCACGGGGTGCTCCGGGGTGGGGGCGTACCAGGTGAACCCCACCTCCTGCAG from Deinococcus taeanensis carries:
- a CDS encoding glutathionylspermidine synthase family protein, translated to MKRQLLPPRPNWEARLQEVGFTWYAPTPEHPVPYWSEDGYYAFTSAEIATVQTAGQDLTRLVLDATGHAIERGRLAELGIPAFLHSAVRDSWEQDDPTVYMRLDVAYDGQGGVKLLEVNAQTPTSLLEAAVSQWQWLEDRQARGELPAHATQWNTIHEALTEQWTHLREARGLTEVAFSSARVDEDLATVTYLRELAQAAGVRTSFLFADELGTSPTEPFLLDTWSLPLRQLMWLWPFEYAWESRDAAFLASTGTRFLEPLWKTVTGSKGLLALLHELNPGHPNLLPATLSPGALGPQVVRKPLYSREGQNVQLPGEASTPGAYGDLPVVEQAYTELPTVPAPDGPRYPVLGVWVAGDEVCGLGIREGRSRVTDNRATFAPHVVLN
- the malQ gene encoding 4-alpha-glucanotransferase, translating into MTIQRSSGVLLHPTSLPGPYGIGELGQFARAFVDWLAQAGQKYWQVMPLGPTGYGDSPYQAFSAFAGNPYLIDLNALREHGLLEDVDFTPLPEFNADKVDFGQQYVWRNQMLERAYARYAAGDAQHLKPDFDAFTVAEADWLDDYALFMALKDAHGGLPWNAWESATRDRDPQALAAARDRLREAIERVKFTQFLFFRQWTVLRRYAAERGIQVIGDIPIFVAMDSSDAWANRDQFYFDDQGQPTVVAGVPPDYFSETGQLWGNPLYNWDVMSKDGYQWWIKRFQGSLKLYDVIRIDHFRGFAASWEIPFPAENAIKGQWVPARGHEMFEAVRTALGVLPIIAEDLGVITPDVEKLRDDFDFPGMAVLQFAFGGGDFSVNDFLPHNLRENQVVYTGTHDNDTTRGWWRNADDQERHNFRVYTSSDPTEETFAAQLTRLAFESRANLAVVPLQDLLNLGTEARMNLPGTTGDHNWTWRYRAGDLRAEHAAALRTLTEQTGRL
- a CDS encoding cob(I)yrinic acid a,c-diamide adenosyltransferase, translated to MKLYTKTGDGGTTGLYGADRVSKANIRVEAYGTVDELNSVLGLARAHNTRSHAPDPALDADLEYLQNALFDVGADLATRSGTTYEQKISRIDEQDAQFVEAMIDRYQEGAPPFTGFVHPGGTPTAATLHVARTVARRAEREVIRLLHEEDANAHVQVYLNRLSDLLFVMARAANQSAGIGEHAWLVKGRR